The following are encoded in a window of Thermococcus alcaliphilus genomic DNA:
- a CDS encoding transglutaminase-like domain-containing protein, whose protein sequence is MENPPQPSKDLHYLITRIINPILNSIIATLHDNSVVHYKDWSLDVKEYTTPEVMAKFLEDWRNELWHKYYNKNLSEVSEEILYDYMRAIKYVYTRLYNQREMLPIAEEIKTNFILLGQKIEKYLTGKVEVFSNFMFDVEKSKPLQMEKPQEMPKSQTKPGKLKEEESLDFGVCSRCAVYDGDKSKKKLYQCPYCGEWFCEKHIRPSLVLTFQKYQELWINHKDLRDFLDKEWHREDGHPCYPYTQKFWQEYDWKNTSLYGIGKSSSPKEIRVSGTWFPKNYTRYDNVIINVKKRLKDWGSVYVTPKEIYIETSTIKKVIPRSPSIRFEIRDGERWIIIPEDLYLGSTSTPKSTPSIRSPNIKHSAVERGEPLPKKDEKQKINEDITKLSRQANKRQEKPGRKKQKSKGKYIAVGVVILLLILVGYLYSQGSFDNIGSYTQTTATSTPPTYIPTENTLFLEDFEKYPIGEFPSGDKWRLVWSGKGREYQIVTNTVSFSGDKSLQLWGISGWSAVAERMFYSSSEVIGFETKIYIEEYGTHDQKMVARVLFWNKELDAWGRYYAGVYFQSNGKVIVGSTPVAKWMPKTWYHLKVILDRSTKTFSVYLNGKLIAKDVTAYSPDVENINAIVLISDHAGVKVYYDDVKVFELSQTPYTSTLTQTYIPTQTYTQTLPITSESYCSNGYWRYIFEDALKCALTEEELSRISNLANQLKGETIQESAWNILEWLDKNIEYDYYKASLPAPIIWKYPDGRIKEVTGGEGTEIQTPYETIQRGKGVCSDYTILTTALLLEMGYSPVYVFDINFENSETGHTATAIKINGEYFILDQHPPVMDLGTYYTDLSTYRQETLGERLFISNATIYEVKKDRSGVLVEKVETLSAEDFKQRDYKFSFVDITKISEDLKRMFKEHYHNLILDTNIANLDKRSYLPVGYSDGVTWRMEFPHYADFYNPVFHEQFVEYLFTSFTDDLRLKYDLQRFNRFWVKLEQEGDSLKIILNLAKK, encoded by the coding sequence GTGGAAAATCCACCCCAACCTTCTAAAGACCTCCACTACCTCATTACCAGAATCATCAACCCTATTTTGAATTCCATAATAGCAACACTCCATGATAATTCTGTTGTACATTATAAGGACTGGAGCCTTGACGTTAAGGAGTACACTACTCCCGAAGTAATGGCGAAGTTTTTGGAAGACTGGAGAAACGAATTGTGGCACAAGTACTATAACAAGAACTTATCCGAAGTATCAGAAGAAATTCTATACGATTATATGCGAGCTATAAAATATGTATACACCCGACTCTATAACCAAAGAGAGATGCTCCCCATAGCTGAAGAGATAAAAACCAACTTTATCCTCCTTGGACAAAAAATTGAGAAGTATTTAACCGGAAAAGTAGAGGTATTCTCAAATTTTATGTTCGACGTAGAAAAGAGTAAACCTCTTCAAATGGAAAAGCCTCAAGAAATGCCAAAAAGTCAAACAAAACCAGGTAAGTTAAAAGAAGAGGAGTCCCTAGATTTTGGTGTTTGCTCTAGGTGTGCTGTTTATGATGGAGATAAGAGTAAGAAAAAGCTTTATCAATGTCCATATTGTGGAGAATGGTTTTGTGAAAAGCATATTAGACCTTCTTTGGTATTAACATTTCAGAAATATCAAGAGTTGTGGATTAATCATAAAGATTTGAGAGACTTCTTGGACAAGGAGTGGCACAGAGAAGATGGTCATCCCTGTTACCCTTACACTCAAAAGTTCTGGCAGGAATATGATTGGAAAAATACAAGCTTATATGGTATAGGGAAATCCAGCTCCCCTAAAGAAATTAGAGTTTCAGGAACATGGTTTCCTAAAAATTATACTCGGTACGACAATGTGATTATAAATGTCAAAAAGCGACTTAAGGATTGGGGTAGTGTTTATGTCACTCCCAAAGAGATCTACATAGAGACGTCAACAATCAAAAAAGTAATCCCACGTTCACCATCAATTAGATTTGAGATTAGAGATGGGGAGCGGTGGATTATAATACCAGAAGATCTATACCTGGGGAGCACTTCTACTCCGAAGAGCACACCTTCCATAAGATCCCCAAATATAAAACATTCAGCTGTCGAGAGAGGAGAACCGTTGCCTAAAAAAGACGAAAAACAAAAGATAAATGAGGATATTACAAAGCTCTCCAGGCAAGCAAATAAGAGACAAGAAAAGCCAGGTAGGAAAAAACAGAAGTCCAAAGGGAAGTATATAGCCGTAGGGGTTGTAATACTATTATTGATATTGGTTGGCTATTTGTACTCGCAAGGAAGTTTTGATAACATTGGTAGTTATACTCAAACTACAGCTACAAGCACTCCTCCTACATACATTCCAACGGAAAATACATTATTTTTGGAGGATTTTGAAAAATACCCTATTGGTGAATTCCCCTCTGGTGATAAATGGAGACTCGTCTGGTCCGGCAAGGGAAGAGAGTATCAAATAGTGACCAATACAGTTTCCTTCTCTGGAGACAAATCACTCCAGCTATGGGGTATATCAGGGTGGTCTGCAGTTGCAGAACGCATGTTTTACTCCTCTTCAGAGGTTATAGGCTTTGAAACTAAGATTTACATCGAGGAGTATGGTACACATGACCAAAAAATGGTTGCAAGAGTGTTATTCTGGAATAAGGAACTAGACGCTTGGGGGAGGTACTATGCAGGAGTTTACTTCCAATCAAATGGAAAAGTCATCGTTGGTTCCACACCTGTTGCCAAGTGGATGCCTAAAACGTGGTATCACCTTAAGGTAATTTTAGATAGGAGTACTAAGACTTTCTCAGTGTACCTTAATGGAAAACTTATTGCTAAAGACGTAACAGCATATTCTCCCGATGTTGAGAATATAAATGCAATAGTTCTTATTTCCGACCATGCAGGAGTTAAAGTATATTATGACGATGTAAAAGTGTTTGAACTTTCCCAAACTCCCTACACAAGCACCTTAACACAAACATACATACCAACTCAGACATATACACAAACACTCCCAATAACTTCTGAATCTTACTGTTCTAATGGTTATTGGAGGTATATTTTTGAAGATGCTCTAAAATGTGCTCTAACTGAAGAAGAGCTTTCAAGAATCTCCAACCTAGCCAATCAATTGAAGGGAGAGACCATACAGGAAAGCGCGTGGAATATCCTAGAATGGCTTGACAAAAACATAGAATATGACTATTACAAGGCTTCCCTCCCAGCTCCTATAATATGGAAATATCCAGATGGGAGAATAAAGGAAGTCACTGGAGGGGAAGGCACGGAGATCCAGACTCCGTATGAAACTATTCAAAGGGGAAAAGGCGTCTGCAGTGATTATACAATCTTAACTACTGCACTCTTATTAGAAATGGGTTATTCTCCAGTTTACGTGTTTGATATAAACTTTGAAAACTCTGAGACAGGACATACAGCCACTGCAATAAAAATCAACGGAGAATACTTTATTTTAGACCAACACCCACCAGTAATGGATTTGGGGACATACTATACCGATTTGTCAACTTATAGGCAGGAAACTCTCGGCGAGAGGTTGTTCATTTCAAATGCCACGATTTATGAGGTCAAAAAGGATAGGAGTGGTGTTTTAGTTGAGAAAGTTGAAACTCTTTCAGCGGAGGACTTTAAACAAAGGGATTACAAATTTAGCTTTGTAGATATAACCAAGATATCCGAAGATTTAAAACGGATGTTTAAGGAACATTACCACAATTTGATTCTTGATACCAATATTGCCAATCTTGATAAAAGATCATATTTGCCTGTAGGATACTCTGACGGGGTAACTTGGAGAATGGAGTTTCCTCATTATGCAGATTTCTACAATCCAGTATTCCATGAGCAATTTGTAGAATACTTATTTACATCCTTTACCGACGATTTAAGGCTTAAATATGATTTGCAGAGGTTCAACAGATTTTGGGTCAAATTAGAGCAGGAAGGGGATTCACTAAAAATAATACTAAATCTCGCCAAAAAATAA